The Eubacterium sp. MSJ-33 genomic sequence GTGTCCGTAGCACTTTGTGTTATCAGTGTTACATTGTCAATGTTATCTGTTTCACTGATTCCGGTAGATATTAATGTGCTAAGCTGGTGGCTTATTCTTTCGGCAGGTCTGAATTTTTTGTATCATGGCAGTTGTAAGGGCAGTTACCATTAATGCATAAAAGTACTCCCATGGGCAGATGAAATCTGCTCACGGGAGAGTAATACAAAGGCGGTTCAAACTGGAATTTTTAGTTCTATCTTGTCAAAACTCCAAAATCACTTTTGTCACCTGAAATGTGTAAATTCTTTCCTCCACAATCCTGAACATGCTATTTAAAACTCCATTGTAAGCCCCACATGAAGTTGCTCCAACATATCTGTCAATTCCTCTTTCATTATGTTATACGCTCTCTCCTTCGTACAATGACCGGTACAAACATAGCTTATTCCCGTACTTTTTATCTTTCGTGCAACCTCCCTTATTTCTGCTTCACTCTTATTGAACAGATGAAAACCACCGATTAGGCCATAGACCTTTTTATCCGGAAATGTTGCCATTACTTCCTGAATGATATTGACCGCACCGCCATGCGAACAGCAATTAATAATGACCAGCCCCTTGTCCGTATCAAGTACCAGACTTTGTTCATGCGAAAAATTATCCGGTACAAATCCTTGCGGAGTTTTCAGATACATCATTTCCCGCTTACCGATTTTCTGCAACCCCGGCGTTTTGTGTGGAATCAGATACACACCATCACACAGCCTATAATCACCGGTTGCAAATTCAATTCTGTCAGCATAATCCGTTAATATATTTCTCGGAAGCCCAATATACTTTCTGAAAAAGAATTTCTTGGCATAACAGTTTTCTTTTGCTCCTTCTCTGAGATAGAATTTTGCTTTCCTGTTTTCTTTGAAAAAGCACACCATACCGTTTGCATGATCGTAATGAGCATGGCTGAGCGTCGCATAATCCACATCCTCCATGCAAAACCCGAGTTTTTTCATATTCTCGGCAAACAAACCAGATGCCCCTGCATCGACCAATATTTTCTTATCTTCATATTCCACCAATATCGAAAGTCCCCATTCCCCTTTGATATCGCCCTGTGGAATGTTGTCCACTATGACTGTCAATTTTGTTTTTTTCATAATCATTTCCTCATCATATAAAGCTGAAAATTCAAAGTTTCCATTGCCTCATTTACATAGTCAGGCTTTTCAAAATTCTTACTTTTTGTAAATTTCAAATTTTCGTTTCCCAATGTTTTGCTTTTCTAGCCTTTCCCATTTCTCACAATTGATTTTCTGCTTTTTATCCATGCATACAGCTAAAATTGTATTTTCATGCGAAATTCTCCATAACTGTTCCAACATAGCATCCATGGAATTCTTACCTTGTTCCCATTCCACCAAATTTCCGTATGGAACATCCGTAATAATTATATCAGGCAATATTTCCGGCAAAGGCATCGTACAATCCGCTTGGAAAATCTCTGTCGATATATCATTCCCCAGCATAATGCTTAATTTATCGCAACTATCTAATGCCTCCTTATGAGATTCCTTACCATAAGAATTGTAAAGTTCCTCTATCTCTGCTTTTCTCTTTTTCAAAGCAACATCAGTAAGTAAGGATATATTTTTCTTTGCATGAGCTACCATATCTTCATCAATATCACTACCATATATTTTTCTGATATACTTATTTTGAAAATATCCAAGAATTGTAAGGGAATAGCCTCCCCCACAACAAGGGTCATATATGACTAAATCCTCTTTTTTATTCGAACGCTCCAGTGCCCGACCGTAAATTTCAAGCAACAATCGAATCGGGAAATTCGGTATTCCTTTTCCTCCATAAAGAACCCGACCACTTGCAAAATCCTGAAAATTATCATCTTTACAATATAAATATTCCATTATCTGCTTAACCTATCGCTTTCGTCCAAACTCTTGATTTCGTTTTTACACAAAAACCTTTCCATGCACCCAATTTATCACATCATCAGCCACTTCTTTGGGCGATTTCATTGATATATCCAGCAACTCGTACTTGGTATCCCCCACCTGAGTATGTTCCATAAAATAACGATTATAATCGCATGAACTATTAATCCAGTTCTCGTCCGTTATTCCTCTGCCCTCTTGCATACGTTGTCTCAAAGAATCTTCATCCGTAACTAACGCCAAACAAATAATCTCACTAAAATACCGACTGTTGTATACTTTCGGAAAACGGTCAAGGCATCCCGCCATCGTCCACAAAACCAGTGTCCCTGACTGTATAATATCCTTTGAAATATTAGCAATAATTTCAACCCATTTATTACAGGATTCCTCATCATCCCAGTTTATAAAGCCTGTGAAAATATCAGCATCCAATACTACAAAATCAACTTTTCTCCTCATAATCTCAATCGCCGTAGTAGTTTTGCCTACTCCGCTGCACCCTGTCAGAATAAGTAACGGCAAGGATTTAAACTCCCATTCCGCACCGCATTTCGGGCAACGAAGTTTATTTTCAATTATTTCTTTGTCCCATTCGTAATTCCCACAATTTGAACATATCTCAATCATCCTTACACATCTCCAACTTCAAAGTTACTTTTCCTATAAATTGAACTTTAGCGTATACAAGCATTTACGAATTTCATTGGTACATCCATTCTTTCTGCCACTTGCTCTGGTGTCATGCCACTATCCAAGAAACGTTTACAAACTACTTTTATGTTCTCGCCAACCTCAATAATATGTTTATCAGGGTCATAAATTCTAACCACTCGCTGTCCCCATGAATGTTCCTTGATAGGATGGACGTATTCCACATCATACTTTTTCAGTCTATCAGCAAATTTGTCAAAGTTATCCTCTTCAAAATATACTTCAGAACTATTACTACCGAATGAAACGTTGTCTGTACCAATAAATTCATTCCAAGTTTCAAGTGTTTGCAGTGCCAAACCACCTGTCAAAGTCTTATTTGCACCAAAATCCATAATTACATGAAGCCCCAAAACTTTTATATAAAATTCCAATGACTTATTAATATCCGTTACTACCAACATAGGGTTTTTTATTTTCATCTACTATACCTCCGTCAAATTCAAATCTTCTGTTACTTTCAATCTCTCCACAAGACTGCAAGTTAATTTACAGTTCCGTATGAGCAATTTCCGTTCCTTTCTTAAATCGATTCTTCAAGGGCAGATAGTATATCAACATCATGAAAAGCGGTTGCTGCCACGACAAGCCTATGACACACCCAATCAGTTTTATGTTCGCAGACAAAATGCCGACTATAAAGGCAAGAACAGAAGAAACAATAATTAACCATTTGGTAAATATTATCTCAGATTCCGTAACTATGTCTTGCTTTCTGAT encodes the following:
- a CDS encoding VOC family protein, whose product is MKIKNPMLVVTDINKSLEFYIKVLGLHVIMDFGANKTLTGGLALQTLETWNEFIGTDNVSFGSNSSEVYFEEDNFDKFADRLKKYDVEYVHPIKEHSWGQRVVRIYDPDKHIIEVGENIKVVCKRFLDSGMTPEQVAERMDVPMKFVNACIR
- a CDS encoding MBL fold metallo-hydrolase — translated: MKKTKLTVIVDNIPQGDIKGEWGLSILVEYEDKKILVDAGASGLFAENMKKLGFCMEDVDYATLSHAHYDHANGMVCFFKENRKAKFYLREGAKENCYAKKFFFRKYIGLPRNILTDYADRIEFATGDYRLCDGVYLIPHKTPGLQKIGKREMMYLKTPQGFVPDNFSHEQSLVLDTDKGLVIINCCSHGGAVNIIQEVMATFPDKKVYGLIGGFHLFNKSEAEIREVARKIKSTGISYVCTGHCTKERAYNIMKEELTDMLEQLHVGLTMEF